A DNA window from Candidatus Protochlamydia phocaeensis contains the following coding sequences:
- the efp gene encoding elongation factor P, which yields MAQQVSTNEIRGGMKVEVEGQPYTIISNEFVKPGKGQAFNRIKMKHLLSGRVIERTFKSGEKLDVADVAEELMRMLYKETDGIVFMDEKTFEQIKIPFENIGDTVQWLMDDHVYDVIFYNGAPVNVEPPTFMEMAITETSPGVRGDTASGRVMKPATLESGAKIQVPIFIEQGEKIKVDTRTGEYVSRVSS from the coding sequence ATGGCACAACAAGTCAGTACCAATGAAATTAGAGGCGGAATGAAAGTTGAGGTAGAAGGACAGCCTTATACCATCATCAGCAATGAATTTGTCAAGCCTGGTAAGGGACAAGCCTTCAACCGCATTAAAATGAAACACTTGCTATCCGGCCGCGTCATCGAACGCACATTTAAGTCAGGCGAAAAGTTAGATGTCGCAGACGTCGCGGAAGAGCTCATGCGTATGCTCTATAAAGAGACCGATGGGATTGTCTTTATGGATGAGAAGACTTTTGAACAAATCAAGATTCCTTTCGAAAATATTGGCGATACTGTTCAATGGTTGATGGACGATCATGTCTACGACGTCATTTTCTATAATGGCGCTCCTGTCAACGTTGAGCCTCCGACATTTATGGAAATGGCCATTACGGAAACCTCGCCCGGCGTCCGCGGAGATACGGCTTCTGGCCGCGTCATGAAACCGGCTACTTTGGAAAGCGGAGCCAAAATCCAAGTGCCTATCTTTATCGAACAAGGCGAGAAAATTAAGGTTGATACGCGCACAGGTGAATATGTTTCTCGCGTGTCCAGCTAA
- the epmA gene encoding EF-P lysine aminoacylase EpmA, protein MFLACPANSADQALPSLKVARLQDRALMLKRARAFFDERQVLEVDCPILSVRASVDAHIDLIPATYHGQKTAYLHSSPEYGMKRLLAEGMGDIYQLSHVFRDGEHSFKHNPEFTMAEWYRMGLSLEEMMEETVQFIRLFVGDLPYQVISYRDLFLQETGLDYYTASEQDLFSYIQANHIPFYASVVEEGKDALLNLILGSQIEPRLGQDKLCVLAYYPASQAALARKRWHGQEPVAERFEVYYKGIELANGYHELTDAVEQHQRFIEANEQRHSLGKNPLPIDGHFLKALEKGLPDCCGVAVGFDRLMMLRHPQAQIADVIAWGWDQA, encoded by the coding sequence ATGTTTCTCGCGTGTCCAGCTAATTCAGCCGATCAGGCCCTTCCCTCTTTAAAAGTCGCGCGGCTGCAAGACCGCGCGCTAATGCTCAAACGAGCACGAGCCTTTTTTGATGAACGCCAAGTCTTAGAAGTCGATTGTCCCATCCTCAGCGTCCGCGCCTCCGTCGATGCGCATATTGATTTAATTCCCGCGACTTATCACGGGCAGAAGACAGCTTATCTGCATTCTTCCCCCGAATACGGCATGAAACGCCTTTTAGCAGAGGGGATGGGAGATATCTATCAACTATCTCACGTTTTCCGCGATGGAGAGCATAGCTTCAAGCACAATCCCGAATTTACCATGGCGGAATGGTATCGCATGGGCTTGAGCTTAGAAGAAATGATGGAAGAGACCGTCCAATTTATCCGCTTATTTGTAGGCGATCTTCCCTATCAAGTGATCAGCTATCGGGATCTCTTTTTACAAGAGACGGGTCTCGATTATTATACAGCTAGCGAACAAGACCTTTTTTCCTATATTCAAGCCAACCACATTCCTTTTTATGCTTCGGTGGTGGAAGAGGGCAAGGATGCCCTGTTAAATCTCATCTTAGGCTCGCAAATCGAGCCGCGATTGGGTCAAGACAAGTTATGCGTGCTTGCCTATTATCCTGCAAGCCAAGCCGCTCTTGCCCGCAAGCGCTGGCATGGACAGGAACCTGTTGCCGAACGTTTTGAAGTGTATTATAAGGGCATTGAACTGGCCAATGGTTATCATGAATTAACGGATGCAGTCGAGCAGCATCAGCGCTTTATAGAAGCCAATGAACAGCGCCATTCATTGGGCAAAAATCCCCTTCCGATTGATGGTCATTTCTTAAAAGCACTGGAGAAGGGCCTTCCTGATTGTTGCGGCGTGGCTGTCGGCTTTGACCGTTTAATGATGCTGCGTCATCCCCAAGCGCAGATTGCCGATGTCATTGCCTGGGGATGGGATCAAGCTTAA
- a CDS encoding DUF2231 domain-containing protein, whose product MVCLLKLFCIFFPFLALQAHEGHHTAQNSAHEQPFLETEEEDAEAALQSGGLAAWIRGIGELHLIFLHFPIALIIMTAAAEILSKWYANPLFDHAARFMLISSAILSIPTVLCGFALGYGQVYEGTLADLYAWHRFFGVTTLILAFWATSLRERAVRLSQNLFSYYTCLFFLFLSVNITGLFGGGLAFGW is encoded by the coding sequence ATGGTGTGTCTATTGAAGTTGTTTTGCATCTTTTTCCCCTTTCTTGCCCTTCAGGCACATGAGGGGCATCACACAGCTCAAAATTCCGCTCATGAGCAGCCTTTCCTCGAAACGGAGGAAGAAGATGCTGAAGCGGCTTTGCAAAGCGGCGGCCTGGCTGCCTGGATTCGCGGCATAGGTGAATTGCACCTCATCTTTTTGCACTTTCCCATCGCCTTGATCATCATGACAGCCGCCGCTGAAATTTTATCAAAATGGTATGCCAATCCGCTTTTTGACCATGCAGCACGCTTTATGCTGATATCCTCAGCTATTTTGTCCATTCCAACTGTTCTGTGCGGATTTGCTTTGGGCTACGGACAAGTCTATGAAGGAACGCTTGCCGATTTGTATGCTTGGCATCGCTTTTTTGGCGTTACTACTTTGATTTTGGCCTTTTGGGCGACAAGTTTGCGGGAAAGGGCTGTGCGTTTGAGCCAAAATCTGTTTTCTTACTACACTTGCCTGTTCTTTTTATTTTTAAGCGTCAATATAACAGGACTGTTCGGAGGGGGGCTTGCTTTCGGCTGGTAA
- a CDS encoding NAD+ synthase — MRILLAQINPIIGDLAGNTARILQSIERGKTGGADIVLLPELALSGYPPEDFLLLPSFMEAVWQHLNQIVQATQGICAIVGLPRGNPDCLEKALYNSAAIIQDGQILGFVNKTLLPTYDVFDERRYFEPGGPTRVWSIKGESVAVTICEDLWQHSGRIQSTHYKRDPVLELKDHHPSVLLNLSASPYSVSKFNTRLQVCLAAAKTLKCPIVLCNQVGGNDSLIFDGYSLVVNESGLIQCAKGFKEDDLWIDLAKQGSLSSGGERHVMEDLYQALVLGVHDYFHKLGFKRACLGLSGGIDSALVACIAAEALGPENVLAINMPSRFSSPESARDSAQLAKRLGMDYKEISIEAPFESYLTLLAPYFAERPPDITEENLQARIRGMLLMAFSNKFGYIVLSTGNKSELAMGYATLYGDMCGGLGVINDLTKQQVYALSEWINRHGEIIPWNTIRRPPSAELRPNQKDSDSLPDYQILDRVLQAYVEEHHSAEWIAAHYNYPLPLVQDLIKRIHQNEYKRRQAPPGLRVSEKAFSIGRRFPIVQRWVR, encoded by the coding sequence ATGCGCATTTTACTAGCTCAGATTAATCCCATAATTGGCGACTTGGCGGGGAACACCGCACGTATTTTACAAAGCATTGAGAGAGGGAAGACGGGAGGAGCAGACATTGTTCTTTTGCCCGAGTTGGCTTTAAGCGGCTATCCGCCCGAAGATTTTCTATTGCTTCCTTCTTTTATGGAAGCTGTTTGGCAACATCTCAATCAAATCGTGCAAGCCACTCAAGGAATTTGTGCGATTGTCGGACTGCCCCGCGGCAATCCTGATTGTTTGGAAAAGGCTTTATACAATAGCGCCGCCATTATTCAAGATGGACAAATTTTAGGATTTGTCAATAAGACATTATTGCCGACTTATGATGTGTTCGATGAGAGACGGTATTTCGAACCAGGCGGTCCAACCAGGGTCTGGTCTATTAAAGGGGAATCGGTTGCCGTCACAATCTGTGAAGATTTATGGCAGCATAGCGGACGGATTCAATCTACTCATTATAAGCGTGATCCTGTTTTAGAGCTTAAAGACCATCATCCGTCCGTCCTGCTCAATTTATCGGCCTCTCCCTATAGCGTTTCTAAATTCAACACGCGCTTGCAAGTCTGCTTAGCGGCAGCCAAAACGCTGAAATGCCCGATTGTTTTGTGCAATCAAGTAGGAGGAAACGATAGCTTAATTTTTGATGGCTATAGCTTGGTTGTCAATGAGTCAGGATTAATTCAGTGCGCCAAAGGATTTAAGGAAGATGATCTATGGATTGATCTTGCCAAGCAGGGCTCTCTTTCTTCCGGAGGAGAAAGACATGTCATGGAAGATCTCTATCAAGCGCTTGTTTTAGGCGTCCATGACTATTTCCATAAGCTAGGGTTTAAGAGAGCTTGCTTAGGCTTGTCAGGAGGCATTGATTCCGCTCTGGTTGCCTGCATTGCGGCTGAAGCGCTTGGCCCTGAAAATGTCTTGGCAATCAATATGCCCTCTCGTTTTTCGTCGCCCGAAAGCGCGAGAGACTCGGCTCAGCTAGCTAAGCGTTTGGGAATGGACTATAAGGAAATTTCAATAGAGGCTCCCTTTGAGAGCTATCTCACTCTTTTAGCTCCCTATTTTGCTGAGCGCCCGCCCGATATTACAGAAGAAAATTTACAAGCCCGCATCCGAGGCATGTTGTTGATGGCTTTTTCCAATAAATTTGGCTATATTGTACTTAGCACCGGCAATAAAAGCGAATTGGCCATGGGGTATGCGACTTTATATGGAGATATGTGCGGCGGGCTTGGAGTCATTAACGATTTGACTAAACAGCAAGTGTATGCGTTATCTGAATGGATCAATCGCCATGGAGAAATCATCCCCTGGAATACCATCCGCCGCCCCCCTTCTGCCGAGCTCCGCCCCAATCAAAAAGATTCCGATTCGCTTCCCGATTATCAAATTTTAGACCGCGTATTGCAAGCTTATGTGGAAGAGCATCATTCGGCAGAATGGATTGCTGCTCACTACAATTACCCGCTGCCTCTTGTGCAAGACTTAATTAAACGCATCCATCAAAATGAATATAAGCGCCGCCAAGCGCCTCCCGGCCTGCGTGTCTCAGAAAAAGCCTTTTCTATTGGCCGGCGCTTTCCGATTGTCCAAAGATGGGTACGCTAG
- the nqrF gene encoding NADH:ubiquinone reductase (Na(+)-transporting) subunit F — protein sequence MTVHAFLSLIVLGALGSIDPLLSLYAITAFVVIGVGLTALILFTKAKFVSSDMCTIKINEDEALTIHTPGGGTLLSALTSHGIPIPSPCGGKATCKQCKVQILEGASVPLQTDIDTFSKGQLQKGWRLSCQCKLKGDLHVHIDEHALGVKEWKAQVISNENVATFIKELIVEIPKGEEVPYRSGGYLQFHVPPFKTHTDEWKSTMDPKFYGDWEKFGLFGKTLDFNNLSGPPNEIIRAYSMASYPAEGRTLRFNIRIATPPFVNGKLQENVPWGICSSYTFSLKPGDQIRLSGPYGESFMINDGRELVFLIGGAGSSFGRSHILHLFNTEETKRKVTMWYGARSLKENIYQKEYEELEKKHPNFSYRLVLSEPLPEDLAAGWPAKDPIKTNYLFKAFEEGQLKEMESPEECLFYVCGPPMHNKSVLKLLDEYGVPRENIVLDDFGS from the coding sequence ATGACTGTTCATGCCTTTTTATCCCTCATTGTACTAGGTGCTTTGGGGAGCATTGACCCTTTGTTGAGCTTATACGCGATTACAGCCTTTGTCGTGATCGGCGTTGGATTGACGGCTCTAATCCTTTTTACAAAGGCTAAATTCGTCAGTTCGGACATGTGCACCATTAAAATTAACGAGGATGAAGCGTTAACCATTCACACACCTGGCGGAGGAACGCTTTTATCTGCCCTGACATCGCATGGCATTCCCATTCCTTCCCCTTGTGGTGGAAAAGCCACTTGCAAGCAGTGCAAAGTCCAAATCCTGGAAGGCGCAAGCGTTCCCTTGCAAACGGATATTGATACCTTTTCTAAAGGGCAGCTGCAAAAGGGGTGGCGATTGTCTTGCCAATGCAAGCTAAAAGGCGATTTGCATGTTCATATCGATGAGCATGCCCTAGGTGTGAAAGAATGGAAGGCGCAAGTAATCAGCAATGAAAATGTGGCCACTTTTATTAAGGAGCTAATTGTCGAAATTCCTAAAGGGGAAGAAGTTCCCTATCGCTCGGGCGGTTATTTGCAGTTCCACGTTCCACCCTTTAAGACCCATACGGATGAATGGAAATCGACAATGGATCCCAAGTTTTATGGAGATTGGGAAAAATTTGGCCTATTTGGCAAGACGCTTGATTTTAACAATCTTTCCGGTCCGCCGAATGAAATTATTCGCGCCTATTCGATGGCGTCTTATCCCGCTGAGGGACGTACCCTAAGGTTCAATATCCGCATTGCGACACCTCCGTTTGTGAATGGCAAATTGCAAGAAAATGTTCCTTGGGGGATTTGCTCTAGCTATACGTTTTCTCTAAAGCCCGGCGATCAAATTCGCTTATCCGGTCCTTATGGAGAATCTTTTATGATAAACGATGGCCGAGAGCTTGTTTTTCTCATCGGGGGAGCCGGCTCATCATTTGGCCGCAGCCATATCCTGCATCTATTTAATACGGAAGAGACTAAGCGTAAAGTGACAATGTGGTACGGAGCGCGTTCTTTAAAAGAAAATATCTACCAAAAAGAGTATGAGGAATTGGAAAAAAAGCATCCTAACTTTAGCTATCGGCTTGTTTTATCTGAGCCCTTGCCTGAAGATTTGGCTGCCGGATGGCCTGCTAAAGATCCTATTAAGACCAATTATTTGTTTAAAGCATTTGAGGAAGGTCAGCTTAAGGAAATGGAATCTCCTGAAGAATGCCTATTTTATGTTTGCGGACCTCCTATGCATAATAAAAGTGTGTTGAAGCTATTGGATGAGTACGGCGTTCCTCGCGAAAATATTGTTCTCGACGATTTTGGCAGCTAA
- a CDS encoding RidA family protein — protein sequence MTALTKIETSHAPKAIGPYSQAILANQKLLFISGQLPIDPATGKLVESNVSFQANRVLNNLEAILKAAGCTFKDVVRCDVFLKDLNDFSLVNEEYGKRFTHAHPPARQTIQVARLPLDALIEISCIAIVP from the coding sequence ATGACAGCTTTAACAAAAATTGAGACTTCGCATGCTCCTAAAGCAATTGGTCCGTATTCTCAGGCAATTTTAGCGAATCAAAAACTGTTATTCATTTCTGGCCAGCTGCCGATAGATCCAGCGACCGGTAAACTGGTCGAATCAAATGTCAGCTTTCAAGCCAATCGGGTATTAAACAATTTAGAAGCCATTTTAAAAGCAGCAGGCTGTACATTTAAAGATGTCGTCCGCTGCGATGTCTTTCTCAAAGACCTCAATGACTTTAGCCTCGTCAATGAAGAATATGGCAAACGCTTTACGCATGCGCACCCGCCTGCAAGGCAGACAATCCAAGTCGCCCGTCTGCCACTTGATGCCTTAATCGAAATTTCGTGTATTGCTATCGTTCCTTGA
- the htpG gene encoding molecular chaperone HtpG codes for MEKGSLQIHSENILPIIKKWLYSDKDIFVRELVSNACDAIQKVKILRDEGQIEAKDEDFRIDIQIDTQNRTLKFIDNGIGMDAEEVKKYIAQIAFSGAEEFLSKYQSNKEADQFIGHFGLGFYSAYMVADQVEINTLSYKAGAEPVLWICDGSSDYEIDRGTRQTRGTEITLFIGEDHEECLDKGHMEKTLRHYCSFLPYPIYLDGKRINDHEPLWTKPASECTQEDYLQFYRYLYPFEEDPLFWVHLNVDYPFNLKGILYFPKIKRDFDINKSGVSLYCNRVFVSDNCKDLIPNYLTVLKGIIDSPDIPLNVSRSYLQMDRTVRQLANHISKKVADSLSALYKTDRERFIRAWQDVSMIAKLGILEDEKFYERAKEFLIWQDTDKQWTTVNEYLERNREKTGDKILYTIDEKHAGHMLTIYRQQGAEILCANSPLDPYLMQFLENKLSPVTFQRIDAEVHENLVDKSREKTILDAEGKTEAARLADFVRAKLGDDLIDVQAKSLATDDLPGIIVLDEKQRRMRDYLMRLDPEERGKQMPFLSKRTFVVNTNSPLMTAIQKLDNSKPDLAKDLMQEVYELALLSQREMEPHALSEFISRSMRILETLTKEAVKGI; via the coding sequence ATGGAAAAAGGATCGCTTCAAATCCACAGCGAAAACATTTTGCCCATCATTAAGAAATGGCTCTACTCAGATAAGGATATTTTTGTAAGGGAATTAGTCTCTAATGCCTGCGATGCCATTCAAAAAGTCAAGATTTTACGCGATGAAGGGCAAATTGAAGCTAAGGACGAAGATTTTCGCATCGATATTCAAATCGACACGCAAAATCGGACGTTAAAATTTATTGATAACGGAATCGGAATGGATGCCGAGGAAGTCAAAAAGTACATCGCTCAAATCGCCTTCTCGGGAGCTGAAGAATTTCTCAGCAAGTATCAATCGAATAAAGAGGCAGACCAATTCATTGGTCACTTCGGCCTAGGCTTCTATTCTGCTTATATGGTTGCCGATCAGGTAGAAATCAACACGCTTTCCTATAAGGCGGGAGCCGAACCCGTGCTTTGGATCTGCGACGGCTCCTCTGATTATGAAATAGATCGTGGAACAAGGCAAACACGGGGAACTGAGATTACGCTCTTTATAGGCGAGGACCACGAGGAATGCCTCGATAAAGGCCATATGGAGAAGACGCTCAGGCACTACTGCTCTTTTCTCCCCTACCCCATTTACTTGGACGGCAAGCGCATTAATGACCACGAGCCTCTTTGGACTAAACCTGCATCGGAATGCACGCAAGAGGATTATCTCCAATTTTACCGCTATTTGTATCCCTTCGAAGAAGATCCCCTTTTCTGGGTGCATCTCAATGTCGATTATCCCTTTAATTTAAAGGGCATTTTATATTTTCCAAAAATCAAACGCGATTTTGATATCAACAAAAGCGGAGTCAGCCTTTACTGCAATCGCGTCTTTGTATCCGATAACTGCAAAGACCTTATTCCTAATTATTTGACAGTTTTAAAAGGCATCATTGACAGCCCGGATATTCCTTTGAATGTGTCTCGAAGCTATCTGCAGATGGATAGAACTGTGCGTCAATTGGCCAACCATATTTCTAAGAAAGTGGCAGACAGCTTATCGGCTTTATACAAAACAGATCGGGAACGCTTTATCCGCGCCTGGCAAGATGTCTCTATGATTGCCAAATTGGGAATCTTAGAAGATGAGAAATTCTACGAGCGAGCAAAAGAGTTCCTTATCTGGCAAGATACGGATAAGCAATGGACAACCGTCAATGAATACTTGGAGCGCAATAGAGAAAAGACCGGAGATAAAATTCTCTATACCATTGATGAAAAACATGCCGGCCACATGTTGACCATTTATCGCCAGCAAGGAGCCGAAATCTTATGCGCCAATAGTCCGCTTGACCCCTATCTCATGCAGTTTTTAGAGAACAAGCTCAGCCCTGTAACCTTTCAACGCATTGACGCGGAAGTGCATGAAAACCTCGTCGATAAATCACGAGAGAAAACCATTTTGGATGCCGAAGGGAAAACAGAAGCAGCTCGATTGGCTGATTTTGTCCGGGCTAAATTGGGAGACGACCTCATTGACGTGCAGGCCAAAAGCCTGGCAACCGATGACTTGCCGGGCATCATTGTACTAGATGAAAAGCAAAGGCGCATGCGCGATTACCTGATGCGGCTCGATCCGGAAGAAAGAGGCAAACAAATGCCTTTTTTGAGCAAGAGAACATTTGTCGTCAATACCAACAGTCCTTTGATGACAGCCATTCAGAAGCTTGATAACTCCAAGCCCGATCTGGCCAAGGATCTCATGCAAGAGGTTTATGAACTAGCCCTTTTATCGCAGCGGGAAATGGAACCCCATGCTTTAAGCGAATTTATCAGCCGAAGCATGCGCATCTTAGAGACCTTGACAAAAGAAGCAGTCAAAGGCATTTAA
- a CDS encoding purple acid phosphatase family protein has product MPIFTRLFKAFLFFAFGFLSLPCPAALPSDTLYLTWQRDPTTTMTIQWLSQPEDKTSLIAYKPEGSVEWIEQQGACFKFPQARQYLIHRVELTQLEPDTDYLFKFPSTEDIYRFRTMPIHLHRPLRFVVGGDMYHDGMNLVIEMSKQAAKANPSFALVGGDIAYAVGSLNIPFQKIERWIDWVKMWHQYMVTPEGRLIPVLAAIGNHDLSGQYDQTPLQAKIFSSLFPMPGEQIYNALDFGSYLSLLILDSGHANSIGGAQTSWLQAALESRQNSLHRFAIYHVPAYPSVRSFDNRQSSAIRRFWVPLFESENLHAAFEHHDHAYKRTFPLLKNKIHPQGVLYLGDGAWGVEKARQLRSNRKPYYLAKFASTRHVIVVTLYSNQRHFMCLDNQGQMIDEYTQPLLLKDESAEKKEALLMPMQS; this is encoded by the coding sequence ATGCCTATCTTTACGCGCTTATTTAAAGCTTTTTTATTTTTTGCTTTTGGCTTTCTTTCCCTTCCCTGCCCGGCAGCTCTCCCCTCAGATACCCTTTATCTGACTTGGCAGCGAGATCCCACTACGACAATGACCATTCAATGGCTTAGCCAACCCGAAGATAAAACCTCTCTAATTGCTTATAAACCGGAAGGCAGCGTCGAATGGATAGAACAGCAAGGCGCCTGCTTTAAATTCCCGCAAGCTAGGCAATATCTGATCCATCGAGTAGAGCTGACTCAATTAGAGCCGGACACTGACTATCTTTTTAAATTTCCCTCTACTGAAGACATCTATCGCTTCCGAACGATGCCCATCCACCTGCATCGTCCTTTACGCTTCGTGGTGGGAGGGGATATGTATCATGATGGAATGAATCTGGTAATTGAAATGTCCAAGCAGGCGGCTAAAGCCAATCCCTCTTTTGCTTTAGTGGGAGGAGATATTGCCTATGCGGTTGGATCGCTGAATATCCCTTTTCAAAAGATCGAGAGATGGATCGATTGGGTAAAAATGTGGCATCAATACATGGTCACTCCAGAAGGCAGGCTTATTCCCGTTCTGGCTGCAATCGGCAATCATGACTTGTCAGGACAATACGATCAAACCCCCTTGCAAGCGAAAATTTTTAGCTCTTTATTTCCCATGCCCGGAGAGCAAATCTACAATGCGTTGGATTTTGGCTCTTATCTCAGCTTACTTATTTTAGACTCTGGACATGCCAATTCAATTGGGGGCGCTCAGACCAGCTGGCTCCAAGCGGCCCTTGAGTCTAGGCAAAACAGTCTTCACCGCTTTGCCATCTATCACGTCCCCGCTTATCCTTCTGTGCGTTCCTTTGATAATCGCCAAAGTAGCGCTATTCGACGCTTTTGGGTTCCCTTGTTTGAAAGCGAAAATCTGCACGCTGCCTTTGAACATCATGATCACGCCTATAAGCGCACTTTTCCTCTTTTAAAGAATAAAATTCATCCTCAAGGTGTCCTTTATCTGGGGGATGGCGCCTGGGGCGTTGAAAAGGCTCGCCAACTCCGCAGCAATCGCAAACCGTATTATTTAGCCAAATTTGCTTCTACACGCCATGTGATCGTCGTGACCCTTTATTCTAATCAAAGGCATTTCATGTGTTTGGACAATCAAGGGCAAATGATTGATGAATATACACAACCGCTCTTGCTTAAAGACGAGTCGGCCGAAAAGAAAGAGGCCTTACTGATGCCCATGCAAAGCTAA